Part of the Pueribacillus theae genome, TTCAAGGGGCAGATCGAGAAATTTTTCTGCTTGTGACACGTATCAATCACCCTCATTCTAATTCTAGTTCTAGCTGCAAGTTCTCATTATCTAAAATATTTGTTTCTTCGTTTAGCCCTAGCCCGAATTCAACATTTGATTCAATCCATTGGCGCCTTGGTTCAACCTTGTCTCCCATTAAAACGGATACCCGCTTTTCGGCGCGAGCCACATCATCAATTGTCACACGAATCAAAGTCCTTGTTTCAGGATTCATCGTCGTTTCATAAAGTTGATCGGCATTCATTTCTCCCAATCCTTTATAACGTTGGATTGAATACCCTTTGCCTACATTTTTTATTGCTTTTTGAAGCTCCTCTTCATCCCATGCGTATTCAATTTTTTCATTCTTTCCGCTTCCTTTGCTGATTTTATAAAGTGGAGGCAATGCGATGAAAACTTTTCCTGCCTCAATCAATGGCTTCATATAGCGATAAAAAAATGTAAGCAACAACACTTGGATGTGGGCGCCGTCCGTATCCGCGTCAGTCATAATAATCACTTTGTCATAGTTTGCATCTTCGACAATAAAATCAGGACCAACGCCTGCCCCGATGGCGTGTATGATTGTGTTGATTTCTTCATTTTTAAATATATCATCAAGCTTTGCTTTCTCTGTATTGATTACTTTGCCTCGCAAAGGAAGAACCGCTTGGAAACGCCGATCTCTGCCTTGCTTTGCCGATCCCCCCGCAGAGTCGCCTTCCACGAGATAAAGCTCATTCTTTTGCGTGTTTTTCGAAGTTGCAGGGGTTAATTTGCCACTTAAAATGGTTTCTCTTTTTTTCCCGCGTTTTCCCGACCGGGCTTCTTCTCTCGCTTTCCGTGCAGCCTCTCTAGCCTGTGAAGCACGGATGGCTTTTTTTATAAGCATTTCAGCCGTTTGTGGATTTTCATCTAAATAATAGGACATCTTTTCAGATATGATGGCATCCACAGCCGAACGTGCTTCGCTTGTACCTAGTTTACTTTTTGTTTGCCCTTCAAATTGCAGCTTTCCTTCCGGAATCTTTATAGAGACGATCGCGGTAAGCCCTTCACGAATATCATGCCCTTCTAGGTTTTTCTCTTTTTCCTTTAATAGCTGTGCTTTTCTAGCATAGTCGTTCATAATGCGGGTCATGGCTGTTTTTGCCCCGGATTCGTGTGTTCCTCCGTCTTTTGTTCTTACGTTATTGACAAAAGAAAGAATATTCTCAGTAAACCCGTCATTGTATTGGAAGGCGAATTCGACTTGGATATCTGCTTGAGTTCCTTCGAATGTAACGACAGGATGGAGAGTTTCTTTGTTCTCATTAAGATATTCGATGAAAGCCTCAATCCCTGATTCATAAAAGAACCGATCACGGCGATTATATCTTTCATCAATTAAATCGAT contains:
- the parE gene encoding DNA topoisomerase IV subunit B → MTRTNVEYNDDTIQVLEGLEAVRKRPGMYIGSTDSRGLHHLVYEIVDNSVDEALAGFGNKIIVTIHEDNSVSVQDEGRGMPVGMHQSGKPTPEVILTVLHAGGKFGQGGYKTSGGLHGVGASVVNALSEWLEVSINRDGHSYKQRFENGGKPATTLLETGTARKTGTTIHFKPDSAIFSVTTFNYDTLSERLRESAFLTKGLMIDLIDERYNRRDRFFYESGIEAFIEYLNENKETLHPVVTFEGTQADIQVEFAFQYNDGFTENILSFVNNVRTKDGGTHESGAKTAMTRIMNDYARKAQLLKEKEKNLEGHDIREGLTAIVSIKIPEGKLQFEGQTKSKLGTSEARSAVDAIISEKMSYYLDENPQTAEMLIKKAIRASQAREAARKAREEARSGKRGKKRETILSGKLTPATSKNTQKNELYLVEGDSAGGSAKQGRDRRFQAVLPLRGKVINTEKAKLDDIFKNEEINTIIHAIGAGVGPDFIVEDANYDKVIIMTDADTDGAHIQVLLLTFFYRYMKPLIEAGKVFIALPPLYKISKGSGKNEKIEYAWDEEELQKAIKNVGKGYSIQRYKGLGEMNADQLYETTMNPETRTLIRVTIDDVARAEKRVSVLMGDKVEPRRQWIESNVEFGLGLNEETNILDNENLQLELELE